The genomic window AGCTTGGGCTAGTGATTTctctggtatagggaactctcagatgaggaacTCATTACTCCAcacaggttggcaccttctctgcctcttccagAGTTTCCCAGGGCACTGGGCTCACTCAGCCACTGTGCGtcagacttgaatccaggttcctggctttgaggctagCTGACTCTCCACTAAGCCACActgctgttttcttctttttgggtgcaatcagggttaagtgacttgtctaggatcacacagctagtaagtgtctgatgccagatttgaatttgggtcctcGACTTAAGGGTCAATGTACACTGCTTCTTTATATGTGTTAAATAAAGCAATCATATCAAAAGAAGTATCTTAAGCCTAGCCcatagaattagaactcaggccCTAATTCTACCTCCTGACTTGTCTATGGACTGTCTCTGCTGGGGAGGGAATGCTGCCAACTCACCAGGGAGACAGTGGAGACAGCAGGAATACAGCAGAAATGTTTGAGCAATGCTTCGTGTACCTGCAAAGGAAATAAAGCACATGCTAGTAGGACTGGCATGTCCTTATGGCCAAGAGTCAGGTCGAGAAGGGTGGGCAAGCACTCTCACCTTCTTATCCATAAGACAGCCAAAGAATAGAATGAAGATCCCCTGAGAGGAGAGACAAGGGAAAAAGCATTGGTGAGGACCCTCCTCTTAGGAAGCGGGGATGAAGGCAAGATTTGCTCAGTGAGCAAAAACTACACTTTTTACTCCTCTTGCCACTGTGATTAAAAAGCCTGATATTTTGTCTTTCCCTGGTTATCCTGCCATATACCTAACCTTTGTCCCATCTGCTTGAATCAAATCCTAAGACTCTTCCACTGGAATATTTGTCTACGAAATTACCGGCGACTTCAtagttttttattttgaatattgtcATACTCCTGTACTTTCTTCAGTACTTTATTAAGAGATCCACGGGTGTGGATCTCCAGTAATGCAGATGATAACCCCTTCACACCTTAGTGTCATGAGTTGCTGTAACCAAAATAATTCAAAACCGGGTGTCCAACTTTGAACTGATTTGGCTAAGCTCATTTTCAGATGACAGTCTGTCTGCTGAAATGTAATGGAAGACTTTCCAGATTGAGCTCTGCCATTGAGCCCAGATGCTTATTACTTACTTGATCTAGAGCAAAtcactttaaaatgagggggctggtcTAGGTAACCTGAGGCCCCTTACAGCTTTAGCTCTGTGAACCTATGATTCACCCCACAACGAGTCACTGAAGTAGATCTTTGGTGAAGGTATATTTATGTGGGGCATAGCAAAAGAATTTGAAGTACTGACAATTTTAGGGTGTCCAGAAATTGTCTTCTTTGGTATCTGGAACTATGTAAGTGCTCAAGTAAATGTTAATACAAATGCTCATCATTATCTCATTTACCCTTCCCTCAACATCCCTGGGGAAAGGGTATTATTCTTGTtcttttgtagatggggaaagtgattcaaaagagggaaggaacCAGCCTTGACTACAATAATCTGGGAATAGAGTCCAGTTTTAATGGGTCCCAGAGTTGTAACTCTGCCCTTATAGCAAGCTCCCTAGAGAGCACTGCCTCAGGGGCAGTCATGTCAGTAGAACCTCAGAACTTGGAATTCCTGGGGAATCTTACCAGGTAggggaaagtagggaagaaggaaagaaaggtcaAATTGAGGCTAGGAAGCTGATTAATGCCAAGTAATGGGCCATGGGAAAATAGTTGCTATTAACTAGTTAAGCATCACTTTGCCAGGTGGTCATGGGTGACAAGAATAATCAGGACTTTGTCACCTACCTGGGAGGTATTCAGAACTGTGAACAGGTAGTGAGAGAACTTGTTGCCTCTGTCCTTCAAAATGGCTAAGCCCAGCACCCAAGTCAGACCGAAGATGGGCATAAGGATGAACAGTGCCTTGATCACACCTAGAAGAGCCTGCTGCTTCTCAATCTGGGGCCCCTCAGACAATGAGGGCCTGAGCAGTTTCACCACAGCCATCGCCAGCACCAGCCCGTTCACCCCTACAATGACTAACACTGGCCCCACAAAAGTATAGATTGCTCCACCCTTCCCATCCAACCAGCATGTGTCCTCCCGCACATATTTTCCCTGAGGGAGGTACACGCCCAATGTTGTACCCGCGAACCCCAGTGGGCATAGGTAGCCCAAGACAAACATGATGGGCAGTACATAGCGTTTAGACAGTTGGTGAAAGACGAAGAGGAGCTGATGCCCTAGCACCAGGGCTTGGGCTAGCATCCAGAAGAAAGCAGCTAAATAGAAAAAATGGCAAAGGAAGGTAACAGGCAGGCAAAATGAGCTGTTGGGGCCTAAGGACAATAGTGATGTACCAAGAAAGGAGGTATCAGCAGCAAGCAGGCAGAGTACCACATTGAGTAAGGCCACATGTCGAAAGTAAGATATCTTATTCCGGACCACAGCCCTCCATACAATTCTGTATACTCCCAGACATAACAGCAGTGCCAATATTGAGGCCCCCAAACCCACATGGGTCAGCAATGTCAAAGTCCAGTTGTCTGGGACAGAATGGGGGGACATaaggatggaaaaggaggttaagtGCAAGCAGATACACTGAGTGGTGCTGCTGGTGTCACCCATTCTAGTCTCACAGCCCTCCTTTGACCAGGCACCTGCACCCTGGAAGAGGTTGTGGTCCCAGAAAACACAAGTGGGAATACCCTCTGTACCCCCAAAATCCATAATGATCTCCACCTTGGTTACAGTCTGATTATCATCTTTGATGGAGCTGGAGAGAACCAAGCCAGGAGGGGCATAgagtaagtcccttaacccttgCCCATAGTTCATGGGTAGGATATGGCCCAATTTATTCAGTACCATGCTGGTGATACTGACATGGCCAGTCTTCCAAGCCAATTCAGCCAGTGCATGGCGGGAGATTTTTGCTCTGAGAGGGGGATGAGTGGAGAAGGAGACACTGTAGTCCTCTGGTGTCATAGGTTCAAGAAGCTCAGTCTGTAGTTGCACATTGGGCAAGGTGAGATAGAAGGGGTGATCATTGGGATGCAGGCTTTGACCCAGGCTCTCCACAGCCTGCAGGATTGCTGAACTCACCGAGGGCACCTGGGCCTGGGCTGGGGCCCAAATAGAATTGGGATCCAACTCCAAGAGGTCATTTGTGGCCTTCAGAAAATCCTGCAGCCATTCAACACAAAAATTAGCCCCAATTGGAGAGAGCCCATGAACTCAGCCAGGAGTATATAACTTTGCTTGCATCCCCCTCCCCAGAGAAAATCAAAAGTAGAGAAAGCAAGGGCAGATGTGTGAAAGAGGAAGT from Notamacropus eugenii isolate mMacEug1 chromosome 1, mMacEug1.pri_v2, whole genome shotgun sequence includes these protein-coding regions:
- the ADGRF3 gene encoding adhesion G-protein coupled receptor F3 isoform X1, giving the protein MEGQTRWLTNQLGQAAESTLFTAYVQMEVLEKSWVPSSFSNPTLPPSLRDLIAISLTTVCAAKHNRSFNCSCLPGHGWNASICLHHDPCHRLNFHPCNYIIFHHPNIGYCQLLPPVPGNLNLNPALPSPGSTLTLAMLLSHEATQLSWYLQPVRKQTPEMLQPGTQVYLSAEHDRVVLTITNVSIDWAGRYACRFVSRGFSWELHQLVKVPLQANDVLRHPRELSVSCNAFSGFQLRCCFPSINLSYAASWSPQYLPNTTALLSRTPGTQCLTLIVPSCPENDTKYTCKVQSPGLDPVSIPISISIIRDQDTTCPQDSLGGDWNVTKAGYVAQIPCPMNRIGMIERHCGAKGVWGPINSSCTDVKLVAMFHRAQLLLAGQGEPKRKVPQLMTQLRKHVAAVSSPSDLLALLDTVKILAQVVTRARIELNCKTLEDFLKATNDLLELDPNSIWAPAQAQVPSVSSAILQAVESLGQSLHPNDHPFYLTLPNVQLQTELLEPMTPEDYSVSFSTHPPLRAKISRHALAELAWKTGHVSITSMVLNKLGHILPMNYGQGLRDLLYAPPGLVLSSSIKDDNQTVTKVEIIMDFGGTEGIPTCVFWDHNLFQGAGAWSKEGCETRMGDTSSTTQCICLHLTSFSILMSPHSVPDNWTLTLLTHVGLGASILALLLCLGVYRIVWRAVVRNKISYFRHVALLNVVLCLLAADTSFLGTSLLSLGPNSSFCLPVTFLCHFFYLAAFFWMLAQALVLGHQLLFVFHQLSKRYVLPIMFVLGYLCPLGFAGTTLGVYLPQGKYVREDTCWLDGKGGAIYTFVGPVLVIVGVNGLVLAMAVVKLLRPSLSEGPQIEKQQALLGVIKALFILMPIFGLTWVLGLAILKDRGNKFSHYLFTVLNTSQVGDKVLIILVTHDHLAK